The following are encoded together in the Lactuca sativa cultivar Salinas chromosome 1, Lsat_Salinas_v11, whole genome shotgun sequence genome:
- the LOC111881083 gene encoding zinc finger protein BALDIBIS — translation MMSGDGFSSPPSSLSSFIHDPIPNPNPNPNPNSSVSGKRKRNQAGNPDPDAEVIALSPTSLMATNRFVCEICSKGFQRDQNLQLHRRGHNLPWKLKQRNKNEVIKKKVYICPEKSCVHHDPSRALGDLTGVKKHFSRKHGEKKWKCEKCSKKYAVQSDWKAHSKICGTREYKCDCGTLFSRKDSFITHRAFCDALMEENSRMTSLTVLPSMPHLGFRNDLMIMNGGGPGGGSGGAGNTQFHQGVFGGGLESPLDVNGSKQRLPIWLDHNANNPHLENTNSSTFLGSSSSNYNNGGMLQPEMVNWLSRYNGLPQGLSLKEEEESQKEMQLNSMFNYGGSNTQNNLMCSSLPPPPPPPVANMSATALLQKAAQMGSTRSTNPGVSGGKDTGFGLMSTALSSLSSPRNGERLMMMTTPPADGSRQSKATGGNEFGDGDLTRDFLGVARNERNVSFSLQQELSKFASSTMAFDQFNRNHE, via the exons ATGATGTCGGGTGATGGGTTCTCATCACCACCTTCTTCTCTCAGCTCATTCATCCACGACCCCATCCCAAACcccaaccctaaccctaaccctaattcttCCGTTTCAGGTAAACGAAAGCGTAATCAGGCCGGTAATCCAG ATCCAGATGCGGAAGTGATAGCGTTATCCCCGACATCACTAATGGCTACAAACCGATTCGTGTGTGAGATATGCAGTAAGGGTTTTCAAAGAGACCAGAATTTGCAGCTTCATAGAAGAGGACACAACCTTCCATGGAAGCTTAAGCAAAGAAACAAAAACGAAGTGATAAAGAAGAAAGTTTACATATGCCCGGAAAAAAGCTGTGTTCATCATGACCCTTCTCGAGCTCTTGGAGATCTCACCGGAGTTAAGAAGCATTTCAGCCGGAAACATGGAGAAAAGAAGTGGAAGTGCGAAAAGTGTTCCAAAAAGTACGCAGTCCAATCCGATTGGAAAGCTCATAGTAAGATTTGTGGTACCAGAGAGTACAAGTGTGACTGTGGAACCCTCTTTTCCAG GAAAGATAGCTTCATTACACATAGAGCATTTTGTGATGCGTTAATGGAAGAAAATTCGAGGATGACATCACTCACGGTGCTCCCAAGCATGCCACATCTGGGCTTTCGGAACGATCTGATGATTATGAACGGTGGTGGAcctggtggtggtagtggtggcgcCGGTAATACACAGTTTcatcaaggtgtttttggtggcGGTTTAGAGAGTCCTCTGGATGTCAATGGATCCAAACAAAGATTGCCGATTTGGTTAGACCACAATGCCAACAATCCCCACCTCGAAAACACTAATAGCTCAACTTTCTTGGGCTCCTCAAGCTCCAACTACAACAATGGAGGAATGCTACAACCGGAGATGGTGAACTGGTTGAGTAGATATAATGGATTACCACAAGGGTTATCtttgaaagaagaagaagaatcccaAAAGGAGATGCAGTTGAACTCGATGTTTAATTACGGTGGTTCCAACACTCAAAACAATCTCATGTGTTCAtctctgccaccaccaccaccaccaccggtaGCTAATATGTCAGCCACCGCTCTTCTACAGAAGGCAGCTCAAATGGGGTCAACAAGAAGCACAAACCCTGGAGTTTCTGGTGGAAAGGATACCGGATTTGGCCTCATGAGTACAGCTCTCTCAAGCTTATCAAGCCCTCGCAATGGTGAAAGATTGATGATGATGACGACACCTCCGGCAGACGGGTCAAGGCAAAGCAAAGCAACCGGTGGCAATGAATTTGGCGACGGTGACTTAACTAGGGATTTCCTGGGTGTCGCAAGAAATGAAAGGAATGTCTCGTTTAGCTTACAACAAGAGCTAAGCAAGTTTGCTTCTTCAACAATGGCGTTTGACCAGTTCAACCGAAACCATGAATAA